A genomic region of Desulfosarcina ovata subsp. ovata contains the following coding sequences:
- a CDS encoding response regulator, with product MSDTILIIEDNPQNMYMMRFLLEKNGFIVIGAENGRQGIDVALQYRPHAILLDIQLPEMDGHAVAAALKAHAELDAPIIAVTSYAMVGDRERILAAGATGYIEKPIDPETFVAEIVQYMSMARGAQEKQK from the coding sequence ATGAGCGATACCATATTGATCATCGAAGACAACCCGCAAAATATGTACATGATGCGATTTCTTTTGGAAAAAAATGGCTTCATCGTCATTGGTGCGGAAAACGGCCGCCAAGGCATTGACGTGGCGCTGCAGTACCGTCCACATGCCATCTTGCTGGACATTCAGCTGCCCGAAATGGACGGCCATGCCGTGGCTGCGGCACTCAAGGCACATGCGGAACTGGATGCGCCGATCATTGCGGTGACGTCATATGCCATGGTGGGAGATCGGGAACGGATCCTGGCTGCCGGGGCCACCGGTTACATAGAAAAACCGATCGACCCGGAAACCTTCGTTGCCGAGATCGTTCAATACATGTCGATGGCGCGCGGCGCTCAGGAGAAGCAAAAGTGA
- a CDS encoding response regulator, whose translation MNILIVDDHEVNRYLLESMLNGSGHDVRSATNGAKAFEIITDGGIELIISDILMPVMDGFQLCRKVKADARFRRIPFIIYTATYTGPQDEAFAMTIGADRFIQKPCEPDIFMGIVETLIAAGPHHQPLTQPEQASEEEILKLYSERLVRKLEKKMVELEEELEKRKEVEETLRRITASVQDAIVMMDDQGKVSFWNQSAERVFGYSQQEIIGSDLHLALTPSRFHKAYHHRFPGFRETGEGPAVDKITELAGKKKDGTEFPAELSLSGVKIHGKWHAIGLVRDISTKKNIEIQQKNLEKQLQQAQKMEAIGTLAGGIAHDFNNILTAIIGYTELTLDKVEKDSVIEDYLHEVFSAGKRAKDLVNQILAVAREANEEVKPIPLHPIVKEVLKLIRSSIPATIEVKPAVESDSLIMGNATRIHQILMNLCTNAAHAMQEKGGILEVGLRDVTIANKASASALALKPGDYIELTVSDTGTGIPPDIIGFIFEPYFTTKASGEGTGLGLSVVHGIVESYGGKIGADSELGKGSAFTIYLPITKKIHKAGQPREIAELPSGTERILFLDDEASIANLGCQILSGIGYSVTQRTSSVEALALFRSKPNAFDLVITDMTMPNMTGDKLAVELMKVRSDIPIILCTGYSNRISDQTANALGIKALVHKPIVKADLSKIVRNVLDRHNRFTRPGEILKMEGRDT comes from the coding sequence GTGAATATTCTCATTGTTGATGACCATGAAGTCAACCGGTATCTGCTGGAAAGCATGCTCAACGGCAGCGGGCATGATGTGCGGTCGGCCACAAATGGTGCGAAGGCTTTTGAAATCATCACGGATGGTGGGATCGAACTGATCATCAGCGATATTCTCATGCCGGTGATGGATGGGTTTCAGTTGTGCCGCAAGGTAAAGGCCGACGCGCGTTTTCGCCGGATCCCGTTCATTATCTATACGGCCACCTATACCGGTCCCCAGGATGAGGCGTTTGCCATGACGATCGGTGCGGACCGCTTCATTCAAAAGCCCTGCGAGCCGGATATCTTCATGGGAATCGTTGAGACATTGATCGCAGCCGGCCCCCATCATCAACCCCTCACGCAGCCGGAACAGGCAAGCGAAGAGGAAATCCTCAAGCTTTACAGCGAGCGACTGGTCAGGAAACTTGAGAAAAAAATGGTCGAGTTGGAGGAAGAGCTCGAAAAACGAAAAGAGGTCGAAGAGACCCTGCGCCGGATTACGGCATCCGTTCAGGATGCGATTGTCATGATGGATGACCAGGGCAAAGTATCCTTCTGGAATCAATCCGCAGAACGTGTTTTTGGCTATTCCCAACAGGAAATCATCGGATCTGATTTGCATCTCGCCCTTACGCCGTCCCGATTTCACAAGGCCTATCATCATCGATTCCCCGGCTTCAGGGAAACCGGGGAAGGTCCGGCAGTGGACAAAATCACCGAATTGGCAGGCAAAAAAAAGGATGGCACGGAGTTTCCGGCAGAGCTGTCGCTATCTGGAGTCAAAATCCATGGGAAATGGCATGCCATTGGCTTGGTAAGAGATATCAGCACTAAAAAGAACATCGAAATTCAACAGAAAAATCTGGAGAAACAACTGCAGCAAGCCCAAAAAATGGAGGCCATCGGGACCCTTGCCGGGGGCATTGCCCATGACTTCAACAATATATTGACCGCTATCATTGGCTATACCGAACTGACCTTGGACAAGGTCGAAAAAGATTCGGTGATTGAAGATTATCTGCACGAAGTGTTCTCGGCCGGGAAACGGGCCAAAGACCTTGTCAATCAGATCCTGGCGGTGGCCCGGGAAGCCAACGAAGAGGTTAAGCCGATACCGCTTCACCCGATCGTAAAAGAAGTCCTCAAGTTGATCCGTTCATCGATTCCGGCCACAATTGAGGTCAAACCGGCCGTTGAGAGTGATTCCCTGATCATGGGAAATGCAACCCGGATTCATCAGATATTGATGAATCTATGCACCAACGCGGCCCATGCCATGCAGGAGAAAGGGGGTATTCTGGAGGTCGGCTTAAGGGATGTGACCATCGCAAACAAAGCTTCCGCTTCAGCGCTTGCGTTGAAACCAGGGGATTATATTGAACTGACGGTTTCGGATACCGGCACGGGTATCCCGCCTGATATCATCGGATTTATTTTTGAGCCCTATTTTACCACAAAGGCCTCCGGAGAAGGCACCGGACTGGGACTTTCCGTGGTTCATGGAATCGTTGAAAGTTATGGTGGCAAAATAGGCGCCGACAGTGAATTGGGAAAAGGGTCGGCGTTCACCATTTATTTGCCGATCACCAAAAAGATCCACAAAGCCGGCCAACCGCGTGAGATAGCGGAACTGCCTTCGGGCACCGAACGAATTCTGTTTCTGGACGATGAAGCGTCAATTGCCAACCTTGGCTGCCAAATACTTTCAGGCATCGGCTATTCCGTGACCCAAAGGACAAGCAGTGTGGAGGCGTTGGCGCTTTTCCGGTCCAAGCCCAACGCGTTTGATCTGGTGATCACCGATATGACCATGCCGAACATGACCGGTGACAAACTGGCGGTTGAATTGATGAAAGTCCGATCTGACATTCCCATTATCCTGTGCACGGGTTACAGCAACCGAATTTCTGATCAAACGGCAAACGCATTAGGCATAAAGGCGTTGGTCCATAAGCCGATCGTCAAAGCCGACCTGTCGAAAATCGTCAGAAACGTATTGGATCGACACAATCGTTTCACACGACCGGGGGAAATCTTGAAAATGGAAGGGAGGGACACATGA
- a CDS encoding regulatory protein RecX: MPADRSQKNRTPEPAAMESAFRILARRDHTCQELSVKLRAKGFARSAIDHALKRCRDLGYLNDDRVAGAMAGQLARRGYGPLRIRQTLLQKGLDEGLVDRLTGQWCGEDDQVRTARRLLEKRRSRLDRESDAWKRRQKAYRYLAGRGFEADAIHRAIDGF, translated from the coding sequence ATGCCAGCCGATCGTTCACAGAAAAACAGGACTCCAGAACCCGCCGCCATGGAAAGTGCGTTTCGCATCCTGGCCCGGCGGGATCACACCTGCCAGGAACTATCCGTCAAGCTGCGCGCAAAGGGATTCGCCCGCAGCGCCATCGACCATGCCCTGAAGCGCTGCCGTGATCTGGGCTATCTAAACGATGATCGGGTTGCCGGCGCCATGGCCGGCCAGTTGGCCCGGCGGGGGTATGGCCCCCTGCGTATCCGACAGACCCTTCTGCAAAAAGGGCTGGACGAAGGACTCGTCGACCGGTTGACGGGCCAATGGTGCGGTGAGGACGATCAGGTGCGGACAGCCCGGCGGTTGCTGGAAAAAAGACGCTCCCGTCTCGACCGGGAGAGCGATGCCTGGAAACGGCGCCAGAAGGCCTACCGCTATCTGGCCGGCCGCGGATTCGAAGCCGATGCGATCCACCGGGCCATTGACGGATTCTGA
- the gpmI gene encoding 2,3-bisphosphoglycerate-independent phosphoglycerate mutase yields the protein MQKKTHMLIILDGWGIGADEPTNAVLVANTPFLDRLQTTYPATRLACSGQDVGLPAGIMGNSEVGHMNIGAGRVVYQDLMRIDKAIQDGDFFDNPQLGAVMDAVADGGKSLHLMGLVSDGGVHSQLTHLFALLRLARQKGLDRVYVHAILDGRDTPPDSGAGYLGQLLDQCQSIGSGQVASVCGRYYAMDRDKRWDRVEKAYRLYTEGEGRPQTDPLDAVKAAYGRGETDEFVQPVVMVDGDGRPVGTVADGDGIIFFNFRADRAREITRAFTEEGFDGFSRRKAPRLASYTTMTLYDESFDLPMAFGPVHLENILGEVISRQGLHQLRIAETEKYAHVTYFFNGGEETPFENEDRCLIPSPREVATYDQKPEMSAPQVADEVVARLDSGKYDFIVLNFANMDMVGHSGVMAAAVKACETVDRCLETVLNKLLAQGGMALVTADHGNSEKMAGPDGKPFTAHTTNPVRLLLVDDAHRSARLREGRLGDIAPTMLALIGLPQPEQMTGHSLLDG from the coding sequence ATGCAGAAAAAGACTCATATGCTGATCATTCTCGACGGTTGGGGCATTGGTGCCGACGAGCCCACCAACGCGGTACTGGTGGCGAACACGCCATTTCTCGATCGGCTTCAGACCACGTACCCCGCTACCCGGCTGGCCTGTTCCGGCCAGGATGTGGGACTCCCCGCCGGCATCATGGGCAACAGTGAGGTGGGGCACATGAACATCGGGGCCGGGCGGGTGGTTTACCAGGACCTGATGCGCATCGACAAGGCGATCCAGGACGGTGATTTTTTTGACAACCCCCAGCTTGGCGCGGTGATGGACGCCGTGGCCGATGGCGGCAAGTCGCTGCACCTGATGGGGCTGGTCTCCGACGGTGGCGTTCACAGCCAACTGACCCACCTTTTCGCCCTTTTGCGGCTGGCCCGTCAAAAGGGGCTGGACCGGGTCTATGTGCATGCCATTCTCGACGGCCGCGATACCCCGCCGGACAGCGGGGCCGGCTACCTCGGACAGCTGCTGGATCAATGCCAATCCATCGGCAGCGGCCAGGTGGCCTCCGTCTGCGGCCGTTATTATGCCATGGATCGCGACAAGCGCTGGGATCGCGTGGAAAAGGCGTACCGGCTGTACACCGAGGGCGAGGGCCGGCCGCAAACCGATCCCCTGGATGCCGTCAAGGCCGCCTACGGGCGCGGTGAAACCGATGAATTTGTCCAGCCGGTGGTAATGGTCGACGGTGACGGCCGGCCGGTGGGCACGGTGGCCGACGGCGACGGCATCATCTTTTTCAATTTTCGCGCCGACCGTGCCCGGGAGATCACCCGCGCCTTTACCGAAGAGGGCTTTGACGGGTTTTCGCGCCGGAAGGCGCCCAGATTGGCCAGTTATACCACCATGACCCTTTACGACGAGAGCTTCGATCTGCCCATGGCCTTCGGCCCGGTCCACCTGGAGAATATCCTTGGGGAGGTGATCAGCCGCCAGGGACTGCATCAATTGCGCATTGCCGAAACCGAGAAGTACGCCCACGTGACCTATTTTTTCAACGGCGGCGAGGAGACCCCGTTTGAAAACGAGGACCGCTGCCTGATTCCCTCCCCCCGTGAGGTGGCCACCTATGACCAGAAACCGGAAATGAGCGCGCCCCAGGTGGCCGACGAAGTCGTGGCCCGGCTCGATTCGGGAAAATACGATTTTATCGTGCTCAATTTTGCCAACATGGACATGGTGGGGCACAGCGGGGTGATGGCCGCCGCGGTCAAGGCCTGCGAGACCGTGGACCGTTGCCTGGAAACGGTGCTGAACAAGCTGCTGGCCCAGGGCGGGATGGCCCTGGTCACTGCCGATCATGGCAATTCGGAAAAGATGGCCGGGCCGGATGGCAAGCCCTTCACGGCCCACACCACCAATCCGGTGCGCCTGCTGCTGGTGGACGACGCGCACCGCTCGGCCCGCTTGCGGGAGGGGCGTCTGGGGGATATCGCGCCCACGATGCTGGCCCTGATTGGGCTGCCGCAGCCGGAGCAGATGACCGGTCACAGCCTGCTCGACGGCTGA
- the rsfS gene encoding ribosome silencing factor: MTEPFLAELDVYVKSALGRKARQPVLLDVRHLTSLADAFLICHGTSNRQVSAIAEHIQRDLKKQGIKALSVDGLKDGHWVLMDYGHVVIHVFYEDTRRFYDLEGLWSDARRLTTASLADRVDEPEPEDDTDIDETVFIE, from the coding sequence ATGACCGAACCATTTTTGGCCGAACTGGATGTTTACGTTAAATCCGCGCTGGGCCGAAAAGCCCGCCAGCCGGTGCTGCTGGATGTCCGCCACCTGACCAGCCTGGCCGATGCGTTTCTCATCTGCCACGGCACCTCCAACCGGCAGGTCAGCGCCATTGCCGAACACATCCAGCGGGACCTGAAAAAACAGGGCATCAAGGCGCTGAGCGTCGACGGGCTCAAGGACGGTCATTGGGTGCTGATGGACTACGGTCATGTGGTGATCCATGTGTTTTATGAAGACACGCGGCGCTTCTACGACCTGGAAGGACTCTGGTCGGATGCCCGGCGCCTCACTACGGCGAGCCTGGCCGACCGGGTCGACGAACCTGAACCCGAAGACGATACGGACATCGACGAAACGGTGTTTATCGAGTAA
- the nadD gene encoding nicotinate (nicotinamide) nucleotide adenylyltransferase has translation MRAGIFGGTFNPIHNGHLMVARQVLQRFSLDRLYIVPCRRPPHKPEASLAPVVHRLEMIRMALPADARYDISDVELQRRGPSYTIDTARHFASRMDAGDALFLVMGLDAFLELHTWKSQRRLLETVQPVVVTRTVDTEGPETAQHRMQAYIRSHLAGTYVYVARHRCWQPAAAGQAIHLLATDPVDVSSSQIRRRVKAGKNIAALVPTAVCAYIEQKGIYR, from the coding sequence ATGCGAGCTGGAATTTTCGGCGGTACGTTCAACCCGATCCATAACGGTCACCTGATGGTGGCCCGTCAGGTCCTGCAGCGCTTCTCCCTGGATCGCCTGTATATTGTTCCCTGTCGCCGACCGCCGCACAAACCCGAGGCCTCACTGGCCCCGGTGGTGCATCGGCTGGAGATGATCCGGATGGCCCTGCCGGCCGACGCGCGGTATGACATCTCCGATGTCGAACTGCAGCGCCGCGGTCCATCCTACACCATCGATACGGCCCGTCATTTCGCCAGCCGGATGGATGCCGGCGACGCCCTTTTTCTGGTCATGGGGCTGGATGCGTTCCTGGAACTGCACACCTGGAAAAGCCAGCGCCGGTTGCTGGAGACGGTGCAGCCGGTGGTGGTGACCCGTACGGTGGACACGGAGGGGCCGGAAACGGCACAACACCGGATGCAGGCTTACATCCGCAGCCACCTTGCCGGAACTTACGTGTACGTTGCCCGCCACCGCTGCTGGCAGCCGGCCGCGGCCGGGCAGGCCATTCATCTTTTGGCCACCGATCCCGTGGACGTGTCATCCAGCCAGATCCGGCGGCGCGTCAAGGCGGGAAAAAACATTGCCGCGCTTGTGCCGACGGCGGTGTGTGCGTATATTGAACAAAAAGGAATCTATCGATGA
- a CDS encoding glutamate-5-semialdehyde dehydrogenase, with the protein MDIEQTICQMARDAKKAAAVISRCTTTQKNQVLTAMADLLEAKAESIFTENRKDLERAKVAGLSAAMIDRLTVSEQTIASMAGGLREVAAYTDPVGTMDQTQVRPNGLRVARMRIPLGVIGIIYESRPNVTIDAAGLCLKSGNAVILRGGSEAMHSNQALAAIIGQALESAGLPPQAAQVVPTEDRSAINALLAQEEFVDLIIPRGGEGLIRFVVEHSKIPVLKHYKGVCHVFVDESADFAMAEAIALNAKAQRPGVCNAMETLLVHQSVAAEFLPAMARRFAEARVELRGCSRTLAILPDIPAATDADWPAEYLDLILAVKVVDDMDAAMSHIAEYGSSHTEAIVTSDYRRAQRFVREVDASVVLVNASTRFNDGGQLGLGAEMGISTSKLHAFGPMGLEELTTRKFVVLGDGQVRS; encoded by the coding sequence ATGGATATCGAGCAAACCATTTGTCAGATGGCCCGCGACGCCAAAAAAGCCGCTGCCGTGATCAGTCGATGCACCACCACCCAGAAGAACCAGGTGCTGACCGCCATGGCCGACCTTCTGGAGGCCAAGGCCGAATCGATTTTCACCGAAAACCGCAAGGATCTCGAACGGGCCAAGGTCGCCGGGCTCTCGGCCGCCATGATCGACCGGCTGACCGTTTCGGAACAAACCATTGCCAGCATGGCCGGCGGCCTGCGGGAAGTGGCCGCTTACACGGATCCGGTGGGCACCATGGATCAGACCCAGGTACGGCCCAACGGCCTGCGGGTGGCCCGGATGCGCATTCCCCTCGGCGTGATCGGCATCATCTATGAATCCCGGCCCAATGTGACCATCGATGCGGCCGGCCTGTGTCTCAAATCGGGCAATGCCGTGATCCTGCGGGGCGGCTCGGAGGCGATGCATTCCAACCAGGCCCTGGCCGCCATTATCGGACAGGCCCTGGAAAGTGCCGGACTGCCCCCCCAGGCGGCCCAGGTGGTGCCGACCGAGGATCGCAGTGCCATTAACGCCCTTCTGGCCCAGGAGGAATTCGTCGACCTGATTATCCCCCGGGGCGGTGAGGGGCTGATCCGTTTCGTGGTCGAACATTCCAAAATCCCCGTGCTCAAGCATTACAAGGGGGTCTGCCATGTTTTCGTGGACGAATCCGCCGACTTTGCGATGGCCGAAGCGATTGCGCTGAATGCCAAGGCCCAGCGCCCGGGGGTGTGCAACGCCATGGAAACCCTTTTGGTGCACCAGTCCGTGGCCGCTGAATTCCTGCCCGCCATGGCCCGGCGCTTTGCTGAGGCCAGGGTCGAGCTGCGCGGCTGTTCCCGGACCCTGGCCATCCTGCCCGATATCCCCGCGGCCACCGATGCGGACTGGCCGGCCGAGTACCTGGATCTGATCCTGGCGGTGAAGGTGGTCGATGACATGGATGCGGCCATGTCCCATATCGCCGAGTACGGCTCCAGTCACACGGAGGCCATTGTCACGAGCGATTACCGCCGGGCTCAGCGCTTTGTCCGGGAAGTGGATGCGTCGGTGGTCCTGGTCAATGCCTCCACCCGCTTCAATGACGGCGGCCAACTGGGGCTGGGCGCGGAAATGGGGATCAGCACATCCAAACTGCACGCTTTCGGCCCCATGGGCCTCGAGGAGTTAACGACCCGGAAATTTGTGGTGCTAGGTGACGGGCAGGTGCGGTCCTAG